In Afipia sp. GAS231, a single window of DNA contains:
- a CDS encoding pyrroloquinoline quinone-dependent dehydrogenase — translation MRNPVRLFGFLVCLGWVCLSSLAFAWEHWGGDRGGSRFSPLTQITPDNVGNLVRAWEFRTGDLDSRAPEVMKRTKFQATPLFVEDSLIFCSPFNEVIALDPGSGAPKWRYDPKISTSQRPANRYNCRGVAYWVDDKAAANAACRARIFMGTNDVRVIALDAKTGIPCDDFGKNGEIRLGVPPLEWPGEFQITSAPVIISGVVIVGSSIADNRRVEAPAGTVRAFDARTGAERWNFDPLVHSGVIAGHANVWAPMSVDEDRGLVFLPTSSPSPDFWGGKRPGDNDHADSVVALRAATGELAWSFQTVHHDVWDYDLPAQPTLARIDTGEGMRDVVIQPTKQGFVFVLDRDTGKPVWPVEERAVPQGGAEGEQLSATQPFPTHVPALVPQRLSTDDLFGLIPLTDRAACRDQLAPLRNDGLFTPPSTQGTLMFPMTGGGVNWGGVAFDPVHQILYANTSQAIHIVKLLPRAAAQGFNPPPGHDFGQQTGAPFAMTRAVAMSPLGLLCNKPPWGEMVAVDLKAGKILWRSLVGTTEDRAPLGIAFHWGTPLVNGVAITAGGLAFTGAMDAYLRAFDARSGEELWQGRLPVPGVANPMTYLWQGEQYVAIGAGGHSESGTTIGDSVVAFRLARPGGAPSLWSRTIDRPGGRFLAKAIALGLVVLLVIALWRRRRRRAMA, via the coding sequence ATGCGAAATCCGGTTCGGCTGTTTGGCTTTCTCGTCTGTCTTGGCTGGGTCTGCCTTTCGTCGCTCGCGTTCGCCTGGGAGCATTGGGGCGGCGATCGCGGCGGATCGCGCTTCTCTCCGCTCACCCAGATCACGCCTGATAATGTCGGCAATCTGGTTCGCGCCTGGGAGTTTCGTACCGGCGACCTCGACAGCCGTGCGCCCGAGGTGATGAAGCGGACCAAGTTTCAGGCCACGCCATTATTTGTCGAAGACAGCCTGATCTTCTGCTCGCCGTTCAACGAAGTCATCGCGCTCGATCCCGGCAGCGGCGCACCAAAGTGGCGCTACGATCCGAAGATCTCGACCAGCCAGCGCCCGGCCAATCGCTACAATTGCCGCGGCGTCGCTTATTGGGTCGACGACAAGGCGGCCGCGAATGCCGCCTGCCGCGCCCGGATCTTCATGGGCACCAACGATGTCCGCGTGATTGCGCTCGATGCGAAGACCGGCATTCCCTGCGACGACTTCGGCAAGAATGGCGAGATCAGGCTTGGCGTTCCGCCGCTGGAATGGCCCGGCGAATTCCAGATCACCTCGGCGCCCGTGATTATCAGCGGCGTCGTCATCGTTGGGTCGTCAATCGCGGACAACCGCCGCGTCGAGGCGCCGGCCGGCACGGTGCGCGCCTTCGATGCGCGGACCGGAGCTGAGCGCTGGAATTTCGATCCGCTGGTGCATAGCGGCGTCATCGCCGGCCACGCCAATGTCTGGGCCCCGATGTCGGTGGACGAGGATCGCGGCCTGGTCTTTCTGCCGACGTCGTCGCCGAGCCCGGACTTCTGGGGCGGCAAGCGGCCAGGCGACAACGATCACGCCGATTCCGTCGTGGCGCTTCGAGCGGCGACCGGGGAATTGGCCTGGTCGTTTCAAACCGTGCATCACGATGTCTGGGATTACGATCTGCCGGCGCAGCCGACGCTGGCGCGCATCGATACCGGTGAGGGGATGCGCGATGTCGTGATCCAGCCGACCAAGCAGGGCTTTGTGTTCGTGCTCGACCGCGACACCGGCAAGCCGGTATGGCCGGTGGAAGAGCGCGCCGTGCCGCAAGGCGGCGCGGAAGGCGAACAGCTCTCAGCCACGCAGCCGTTCCCGACCCATGTGCCTGCGCTGGTGCCGCAGCGCCTTTCAACCGACGATCTGTTCGGCCTCATTCCCTTGACCGATCGCGCCGCTTGCCGTGACCAACTTGCCCCGTTGCGCAACGATGGTCTCTTCACGCCGCCCTCGACGCAAGGCACGTTGATGTTTCCGATGACCGGTGGCGGCGTGAACTGGGGAGGCGTAGCATTCGACCCTGTCCATCAAATTCTCTACGCAAATACCTCGCAGGCGATCCACATCGTCAAGCTGCTGCCGCGCGCGGCGGCCCAAGGCTTCAACCCGCCGCCGGGCCATGATTTCGGACAACAAACAGGCGCGCCGTTCGCGATGACGCGCGCGGTCGCGATGTCGCCGCTCGGCCTGTTGTGCAACAAGCCGCCATGGGGCGAGATGGTCGCGGTCGATCTGAAGGCCGGGAAAATTCTGTGGCGGTCGCTGGTCGGCACCACGGAAGACCGTGCGCCGCTCGGCATCGCCTTCCACTGGGGCACGCCGCTGGTCAACGGCGTCGCCATTACCGCGGGCGGTCTTGCCTTTACCGGCGCGATGGACGCGTACCTGCGCGCCTTCGATGCCAGGTCGGGCGAAGAGCTCTGGCAGGGCCGGTTGCCGGTGCCGGGCGTCGCCAATCCCATGACCTATCTGTGGCAGGGCGAGCAATATGTCGCGATCGGCGCCGGCGGACATTCCGAGTCGGGCACGACGATCGGCGATAGCGTGGTGGCGTTTCGTCTGGCGCGGCCGGGCGGAGCGCCGTCGCTGTGGTCGCGTACCATCGACCGGCCCGGCGGGCGGTTTTTGGCCAAGGCGATTGCGCTTGGCTTGGTGGTGCTGCTGGTCATCGCTCTGTGGCGACGGCGGAGGCGCCGCGCAATGGCCTGA
- a CDS encoding caspase family protein: MFRHTLLKLMISASMLLGAGSAFAENRVALVIGQSAYRSVPALPNPANDAKAVTQMLTDSGFEVSTASDLSQNELRQQVSEFAGKVAAKGADTVALVFYAGHGLQIDGENYLVPVDVDPKREADIPIQAVRLNDILNTLTSVPSKMRILMLDACRNNPFPDISKTSGGGLAIVDAKIGAPGTFLSFSTSPGAVAEDGSGANSPYTSALLSAGKEQGIPIEETFKRVRLAVNKATDGRQTPWDSSSLTEDFRFLGPAVAGAKPAAIKKSVAEWTRDLKGKPVEQANEIIVADGTDEAYEAFAGLYAQTPLGVLARDWLNRHIRMVAWNNAVIINTAAGYRGFLAKFPDSDLAATARKLEERLRNRPDIAPVVAGAGAAPQNVALTCPCNIQPAPQPQLKKVDAPAKNTDPVPPRRVDRKPPRRLQEPGDDVVVYRRPPPREVYEPSGPPVGIGIGIGIGGGGYGGGGREGGYVGQGRGRGGY, encoded by the coding sequence ATGTTCCGTCACACGCTTCTGAAACTGATGATATCGGCGTCGATGCTGCTGGGGGCGGGCTCCGCCTTCGCCGAAAACCGCGTCGCGCTGGTGATCGGCCAGTCCGCCTATCGTTCGGTTCCGGCGCTGCCCAATCCGGCCAATGACGCCAAGGCGGTCACGCAAATGCTGACCGATTCCGGCTTTGAGGTTTCGACGGCATCAGATCTTTCGCAGAACGAGCTGCGGCAACAGGTCAGCGAGTTTGCCGGAAAGGTCGCGGCCAAGGGCGCCGATACCGTAGCCCTGGTGTTTTATGCTGGCCACGGCCTGCAGATCGACGGCGAGAATTATCTGGTCCCCGTCGACGTCGATCCGAAGCGGGAAGCCGACATTCCGATCCAGGCGGTGCGCCTCAACGATATCCTGAATACGCTGACCTCGGTGCCGAGCAAGATGCGCATTCTGATGCTCGATGCCTGCCGCAACAATCCATTCCCTGACATCAGCAAGACCTCGGGCGGCGGCTTGGCCATCGTCGACGCCAAGATCGGCGCGCCCGGAACGTTTCTGTCATTCTCGACATCGCCGGGCGCCGTCGCCGAGGACGGCTCTGGCGCCAACAGCCCCTATACCAGCGCGCTGCTCAGCGCCGGCAAGGAACAGGGGATTCCGATCGAGGAAACCTTCAAGCGGGTGCGGCTGGCGGTGAACAAGGCAACCGACGGCCGGCAGACCCCGTGGGACAGCTCGTCGCTGACGGAAGATTTCCGGTTTTTGGGCCCGGCGGTCGCCGGTGCGAAGCCGGCTGCCATCAAGAAGAGCGTTGCCGAGTGGACGCGCGACCTCAAGGGCAAGCCGGTCGAGCAGGCCAACGAAATTATCGTGGCCGACGGTACCGACGAGGCCTATGAGGCCTTCGCCGGCCTGTACGCGCAGACGCCGCTCGGCGTGCTGGCGCGCGACTGGCTCAATCGTCATATTCGCATGGTGGCCTGGAATAACGCCGTCATCATCAACACCGCGGCCGGCTATCGCGGCTTCCTCGCCAAATTCCCCGATAGCGATCTCGCCGCGACGGCGCGCAAGCTGGAAGAGCGGCTGCGCAACCGCCCTGACATCGCCCCCGTCGTTGCCGGCGCAGGCGCGGCGCCGCAAAACGTCGCGCTGACCTGTCCCTGCAACATTCAGCCGGCGCCGCAGCCGCAGTTGAAGAAGGTCGACGCACCGGCCAAGAACACCGATCCTGTCCCGCCCAGGCGGGTCGATCGCAAGCCGCCGCGGCGTCTGCAGGAGCCCGGCGACGACGTCGTGGTCTATCGCCGTCCGCCGCCGCGCGAGGTGTACGAGCCGTCAGGACCGCCGGTTGGCATCGGCATCGGTATCGGCATTGGCGGCGGTGGTTACGGTGGCGGAGGCCGAGAGGGCGGATATGTCGGCCAGGGCCGCGGCCGGGGTGGATACTGA
- a CDS encoding GNAT family N-acetyltransferase produces the protein MAEIAESAVVRRASTRDATRTRASAADTGGALTPLADIPLPSWRALSERAAEPNGYYLPDWELAVNASAGGRGGVAALSAWGDASQLIGLMPVISLWRACKIPLPALVSADPYGTLSTPPLDRELAEDAAAGLLQQARRDGAHALILRDISLDGAAMKSFASVLQRDGMQPIVLQSHVRACLDASRDADELLQEALGAKKLKDLRRQRNRLAEHGAIRFDVACEPNDVAAALETFLKLEASGWKGQRGTALGQHAGDAAFIRRATEGLAETGQCEIVTLRAGDTPVASAIVLRHQDRAFYFKLGVDERFAKFSPGVQLTLDLTRHLCADPSIRLVDSTANPGHTMIDPIWRGRLAIGDVLIPLRRRDPVVALIHAALGLRKALRAPARHLVRLIRKHREKSS, from the coding sequence GTGGCCGAGATTGCTGAATCAGCAGTGGTCCGTCGTGCATCGACTAGGGATGCCACCCGAACGCGTGCGTCGGCGGCAGACACCGGCGGCGCGCTGACGCCCCTTGCCGACATTCCCCTGCCGTCATGGCGTGCGCTGTCCGAACGCGCCGCCGAACCCAACGGCTACTATTTGCCCGACTGGGAACTGGCAGTGAACGCTTCCGCCGGCGGCCGCGGTGGCGTCGCCGCGCTCAGTGCATGGGGCGATGCGTCCCAATTGATCGGGCTGATGCCGGTGATCTCACTGTGGCGCGCCTGCAAGATTCCGCTGCCCGCGCTGGTCAGTGCCGATCCCTATGGCACGCTGTCGACGCCGCCGCTCGACCGCGAACTGGCGGAAGACGCGGCCGCGGGCCTGCTGCAGCAAGCGCGCCGAGACGGCGCCCATGCACTGATCCTGCGCGATATTTCGCTCGACGGCGCCGCCATGAAATCCTTCGCAAGTGTTCTGCAGCGCGACGGCATGCAGCCGATCGTGCTGCAGTCGCATGTCCGCGCCTGTCTCGACGCCAGCCGTGATGCCGATGAACTGCTTCAGGAAGCGCTCGGAGCCAAGAAATTGAAGGACTTGCGCCGCCAGCGCAACCGTCTCGCCGAGCACGGCGCCATCAGGTTCGACGTCGCATGCGAGCCAAACGATGTCGCAGCGGCGCTCGAGACCTTCCTGAAACTGGAAGCCAGCGGCTGGAAGGGCCAGCGCGGCACTGCGCTCGGACAGCACGCCGGCGATGCGGCGTTTATCCGTCGCGCCACCGAAGGCCTGGCGGAGACCGGCCAATGCGAGATCGTGACGCTGCGCGCCGGCGACACGCCGGTGGCATCGGCGATCGTGCTGCGCCATCAGGACCGCGCCTTCTACTTCAAGCTCGGCGTCGACGAGCGTTTCGCGAAATTTTCACCGGGCGTGCAACTGACGCTGGATCTGACCCGGCATCTCTGCGCCGACCCTTCCATTCGCCTGGTCGATTCCACCGCAAACCCCGGCCATACGATGATCGACCCGATCTGGCGCGGGCGTCTGGCGATCGGCGACGTGCTGATCCCGCTACGGCGGCGCGATCCGGTCGTAGCACTCATTCATGCCGCACTTGGCTTGCGCAAGGCGCTCCGCGCGCCGGCGCGCCACCTCGTTCGCCTGATCCGGAAACATCGGGAGAAATCCTCATGA
- a CDS encoding cupin-like domain-containing protein, whose product MNTGTSVAPVITADRDALRRDFPHKPFAIRHRLAGHPLLMLPRIAQLAAELPRDLIEYNSGKVAISQDPDAIPSVDLDPVEIVKGIETAGAWMVLKRVENSPEYRALLEDTLLSVARARGFNSLLDAGFEQVEGFLFVSSPNSTTPFHLDSEDNFFVHVHGEKFFTIMDNSDRSIVSDGEIERSMTKHRNLTYDESFASKGQEFHLFAGDGCYVPYQWPHWVRTSDSFSISMAITWKTREVRRLNDLHFFNSMLRGIGLPQQPPGRQPVRDALKLAFYRTATMAIRPLRASMAMRRVLRRIALGKRANYYLKGT is encoded by the coding sequence ATGAACACCGGTACCTCCGTCGCGCCCGTGATCACGGCCGACCGTGACGCGCTCCGGCGCGACTTTCCGCACAAGCCGTTCGCGATCCGTCACCGGCTGGCCGGGCATCCGCTCTTGATGCTGCCGCGCATCGCGCAGCTCGCCGCTGAACTGCCGCGTGACCTGATCGAATACAATTCCGGCAAGGTCGCGATCAGCCAGGACCCGGATGCCATTCCCTCGGTCGATCTCGATCCGGTCGAGATCGTCAAAGGGATCGAGACTGCCGGCGCCTGGATGGTGCTCAAGCGCGTGGAGAATTCGCCGGAATACCGCGCGCTGCTGGAAGACACGCTGCTGTCGGTTGCCCGCGCGCGCGGCTTCAACAGCCTGCTCGACGCCGGTTTCGAACAGGTCGAAGGTTTCCTGTTCGTATCGTCGCCGAATTCGACCACGCCGTTCCATCTCGACAGCGAGGACAATTTCTTCGTCCATGTCCACGGCGAAAAGTTCTTCACGATCATGGACAATAGCGATCGCTCCATCGTCTCCGACGGCGAAATCGAACGCTCGATGACCAAGCATCGCAACCTGACCTACGACGAAAGCTTTGCGTCGAAGGGCCAGGAATTTCATCTGTTCGCCGGCGACGGCTGCTACGTGCCGTATCAGTGGCCGCATTGGGTGCGCACATCAGACAGTTTCTCGATCTCGATGGCGATCACCTGGAAGACGCGCGAGGTGCGCCGTCTCAACGACCTGCACTTCTTCAATTCGATGCTGCGCGGCATCGGCCTGCCGCAACAGCCGCCCGGCCGGCAGCCGGTGCGCGACGCGCTCAAGCTCGCCTTCTACCGCACGGCGACGATGGCGATCCGCCCCTTGCGCGCTTCGATGGCGATGCGCCGCGTGCTGCGGCGGATCGCGCTGGGTAAACGGGCGAACTACTATCTGAAGGGCACTTGA
- a CDS encoding NIPSNAP family protein: MLYELRTYTVKPGTLGDIVKAASTVSRDVRGDNYGKLEGYWFTEIGPLNQVMHMWSYPSYDERTRLRGELAKNPRWNNEYIPLIRPIMVRQDIRLLNAIRPPVAPATSGNIYELRNYRARAVGPVRQWLEAFTAVLPEREKYSKIVGLWQTEAGQPNEVCHIWAYPDLNARAKARGDAMKDPAWQEFLSKGPGFLEEMHSTIMLPAPHSPLK; the protein is encoded by the coding sequence ATGCTCTATGAATTGCGAACCTACACCGTCAAGCCGGGTACGCTTGGCGATATCGTCAAGGCGGCCTCTACCGTGTCGCGCGATGTCCGCGGTGATAATTACGGCAAGCTCGAAGGCTACTGGTTCACCGAGATCGGGCCGCTCAACCAGGTCATGCACATGTGGAGCTACCCGAGCTACGACGAGCGCACCCGGCTGCGCGGCGAACTGGCCAAGAACCCGCGCTGGAACAACGAGTACATTCCGCTGATCCGCCCGATCATGGTGCGTCAGGACATCCGCCTGCTCAACGCCATCAGGCCCCCGGTGGCGCCTGCGACCTCAGGCAACATCTACGAATTGCGCAACTATCGCGCCAGGGCCGTCGGTCCGGTCAGGCAATGGCTGGAGGCCTTCACCGCGGTGCTGCCGGAACGCGAAAAGTATTCCAAGATCGTCGGCCTTTGGCAGACCGAGGCGGGGCAGCCCAATGAAGTTTGCCACATCTGGGCCTATCCCGACCTGAACGCCCGCGCCAAGGCCCGCGGCGACGCGATGAAGGACCCGGCCTGGCAGGAATTTCTCAGCAAGGGTCCGGGATTCCTCGAGGAGATGCACTCGACCATCATGCTGCCGGCGCCGCATTCGCCGTTGAAGTGA
- a CDS encoding DsbA family protein, translating into MSTLKPLKIDIVSDVVCPWCYIGKRRIENALALVPDVPVEVRWRPFFLNNWVPREGISRDEYLTAKFGSVEAYKGIAGRVVTAAGEEGLTYRPELVKRQPNTIDCHRLIHWAEAQGKSAEMKQRLMELYFRDGGDLTDVNVLVQAAADVGLDADVVRKRLATDEDVALISGQAQEAADKGISGVPTFVFAQKYAVSGAQPADQLARAIRQVSSEINAQAAE; encoded by the coding sequence ATGAGCACCCTGAAGCCGCTGAAGATCGACATCGTCTCCGACGTGGTCTGCCCATGGTGCTACATCGGCAAGCGCCGGATCGAGAACGCGCTGGCGCTGGTGCCCGACGTCCCCGTGGAGGTGCGCTGGCGGCCGTTCTTTCTCAATAACTGGGTGCCGCGCGAGGGCATCAGCCGCGACGAATATCTCACCGCCAAGTTCGGCTCGGTCGAGGCCTATAAGGGCATTGCCGGCCGCGTCGTCACGGCCGCGGGCGAGGAGGGGTTGACCTACCGGCCCGAACTGGTGAAGCGCCAGCCCAACACCATCGATTGCCATCGCCTGATCCATTGGGCGGAAGCGCAGGGCAAATCAGCCGAGATGAAGCAGCGCCTGATGGAGCTGTACTTTCGCGACGGCGGCGATCTGACCGACGTCAACGTGCTGGTGCAGGCCGCGGCCGATGTCGGCCTCGATGCCGATGTCGTACGCAAGCGTCTTGCAACCGACGAGGACGTAGCCCTGATCTCCGGACAGGCGCAGGAAGCCGCCGATAAGGGCATCTCCGGCGTGCCGACCTTCGTGTTCGCGCAGAAATACGCGGTGTCCGGCGCCCAACCCGCCGACCAGCTCGCCCGCGCCATCCGCCAGGTCTCCAGCGAGATCAACGCGCAGGCGGCGGAATAG
- a CDS encoding helix-turn-helix domain-containing protein has translation MNAHASTARAERSHPVHIGDHLREWRQRRHLSQLDLAGDAEISARHLSFVETGRAAPSREMVLKLAERLEVPLRERNVLLVAAGFAPAFPQRALDDPALKSARAAIDLVLKAHEPNPALAYDRHWNLVTANRMVAPLLDGVAPHLLGQPLNILRLAFHPEALAPRTANLAEWTSHLLERLHRQCEATADPELLKLYQELKAYPIPARSGPLSSDNVAIPFKLRHGGDVLSFISTTMIFGTPVDITLSELALETFFPADDLTARRMREMAANLK, from the coding sequence ATGAACGCACATGCTTCCACGGCGCGAGCCGAACGATCCCACCCCGTCCATATCGGCGACCATCTGCGCGAATGGCGGCAGCGTCGTCATCTGAGCCAGCTCGATCTGGCCGGCGACGCCGAGATATCCGCGCGTCACCTGAGTTTTGTCGAAACCGGCCGCGCCGCGCCGTCACGTGAAATGGTGCTGAAGCTGGCCGAACGGCTGGAGGTTCCCTTGCGCGAACGCAATGTCCTGCTGGTTGCCGCCGGCTTTGCCCCGGCCTTTCCGCAACGCGCCCTCGATGACCCGGCGCTGAAATCGGCGCGGGCCGCGATCGATCTGGTGCTGAAGGCACATGAGCCGAACCCAGCGCTGGCCTATGACCGGCACTGGAATCTGGTCACCGCCAACCGCATGGTGGCGCCGTTGCTCGACGGCGTTGCGCCACATCTGCTCGGACAGCCCCTGAATATTCTCAGGCTTGCCTTTCATCCGGAGGCGCTCGCGCCGCGCACCGCCAATCTGGCCGAGTGGACCAGCCATTTGCTGGAGCGGCTGCACCGCCAATGCGAAGCGACCGCCGACCCTGAACTGCTCAAGTTGTATCAGGAGCTGAAGGCCTATCCGATCCCGGCGCGATCGGGGCCCTTGTCGTCTGACAATGTCGCGATCCCGTTCAAGCTGCGGCACGGCGGCGACGTGCTGAGCTTCATTTCCACCACCATGATCTTCGGCACGCCGGTCGACATCACGCTGTCGGAACTGGCGCTGGAGACCTTCTTTCCCGCCGACGACTTGACCGCGCGGCGGATGCGGGAGATGGCAGCGAATCTTAAATAG